GACGGCCGCCTGATCGCCTACGGCCTCCCACCCACTCCCTGATCCGGCGGACCCTGCGTCCGCTTCCTCCACGAGCGGCGACACCGGGTTGCGGTTGCGGCCGGAGGCGGTCTGGCCGTACATTGGCCGTACGCGAAGGAGGAGCGGTTCGATGCCTGCAACCGAGCCACGACGACGGAGCCGGCGCCTGGAGCTCCGTACGACCCCTGGCGAGCGTGAGTTGATCGATCGTGCGGTCGCTGTGAGCGATACCGACGTCACCGAGTTCGTGATCAGCAATGCTGTCGAGGCGGCTCGGCGGGTGTTGGCCGACCGTGATCGGTTCGATCTGGATGCCAAGGCAGTCGAGGGATGGGATGCCGTCAACTCCCGGCCGGCGCGAGATCTGCCCGGGCTCCGTCGCCTGATGGATCGTCCTTCACCCTTCACTGAATGACCGGGCGCTACCGAGCGCCCGAGCCGCTCGCCGATCACCACGAGCTCGACGGCTTCGAATGCCGGTCGTCGGAGCAGACCGAGTGGCTGCGGCGCTACGCCCGCCAGTCGGCCAGCACGGGAACGACGAAGGTGTTCGTGGTGACCGGGACGGAGAGCCCTGCGGTGGTCGCCTACTACGGCTGGTGCATGGCGCAGCTCTCCACGATCGCAGCACCGGCTCGGCTCCGTCGGGGTACCGGCCGCTATCCCCAGCCCGTGGCGCTGTTGGCCCGTCTCGGGGTCGGCGTCAGCCACGAGGGCCGTGGTCTGGGCGCCGGCCTGCTCCAGGACGTCTTCGCCCGCCTCGTCGAGCTGTCCGACGACATCGGTTGTCGTGGCCTTCTCGTCCATGCCGAGTCCACCGAAGCCAGAGACTTCTACCTCCACCTCGTCCCAGAGTTGGAGGAGAGCCCGACCGACCCGCTCCATCTCGTCTTGCTGATGAAGGACATCCGCCGGACCATCCGGCGATAGCGGGTGGCGGCCTACGGTGCCGGTGGTCGTCGTCGGCGATCGTGAGGTCTGTTCGGTGGAGGTGTGGTGATGGAGGTCGGCCTGGGGCTCGCGGCGTTGGGGCGGCCCGCGTACATCAACCTCGGCCGTGACCGGGCGCTGCCGGTCGACCGGACGGTGGAGGCGCTGCGGGAGGCGAGCTGGCAGGTCCTGGATGCCGCCTACGCCGCCGGCGTTCGCTGGGTGGATGTGGCGCGCTCGTACGGTCGGGCCGAGGAGTTCCTGGCGGGATGGCTGGCCGACCGGGGCGTGAGCGATCTGACCGTCTCCAGCAAGTGGGGCTACGCCTACGTCGGCGGTTGGCGCACCGATGCGGAGGTCCACGAGACCAAGGAGCACTCGCTCGCCCGGTTCTCCCAGCAGTGGGCGGAGAGCCAGGCGCTGCTGGGTGGGCAGATCGCCCACTACCAGGTGCACTCCCTGACCCCCGACAGCCCGGTGTTCGCCGACCGGCCGCTCCTGGAGGCGTTGGCCGGTCTGGCCGCTCAGGGGGTACGGGTGGGGTTCTCCACCTCCGGGCCGGCGCAGGCCGAGGTCGTCGAGCGCGCCTTGACCCTGCAGGTCGCCGGGCAGCCGGTCTTCACTGCCGTCCAGTCGACGTGGAACGTGTCGGAGCCGTCGGTCGGCCCCACGCTCGACCAGGCGCATCGCCACGGGGTTCTCGTCCTGGTCAAGGAGACGTTGGCCAACGGCCGGCTCGCAGAGCGACCGCCGGCCGGGTTGGTCGAGTTGGCGGAGCGGCACGGGGTCACCCCCGACGCCGTCGCGGTCGGAGCGGTGCTGTCCCAGCCCTGGGCCGACACCGTGCTGGTGGGGCCGGTCAGCCCCGGGCAGCTCGCCAGCAACCTGCACGCGTCGGCGCTGCGGCTGACCGATCACGACATGGAGCAGCTGGCGATGCTGGCCGAGCCGAGCGAGGACTACTGGTCACAGCGCAGCGCGCTGCGCTGGCATTGACCGACGGCGAGGGAGGGAGGTTCCTCACGGTGGGGGGATCTCACCGGAGCCGCGGGTCAGGAGACGGGTCTTCAGGACGACGGTGCGCGGGGGTGCGGTGTCGCCCTCGATGCGGGCGAGGAGCATCTGGGCGGCGGTGGCTCCCAGCGCGGCCGGATCCTGCTGCACCACCGTGACGGGGGGTGCGAGGCGGTCGGCGAGCGGGAAGTCGTCGAAGCCGACCAGGGCCGTGGCCCGCGGCCGGTCGTCCTGCGAGAACGCGGCGATCGCCCCGATCGTGATCATGTTGTTGCCGGTGAAGATGGCCGTCGGCGGGTGGCGTGCCGTCATCAGCTCCCGGGCCGCCTCGGTCGCCTGGGCCGCGGTCCTGACGCCTCGGCGCACATGGCTCGGTGTGGGCTCGATCCGGGCGTCGCCGAGCGCGTCGAGGTAGCCGGTGTAGCGCTCCTCGGCGGTCCAGATGTCGTCGCGGTCGCCCAGGAACCCGATGCGCTCGTGACCCTGACCGATCAGGTGGGCGATCGCATCACGTGTGCCGGGGCGATTGTCGACGACCACGGTGTCGACCTCGAGCCCGTCGCCGGGGCGGTCGACGCACACGACCCGGGTCCCCATGGCCATCTGGGTGCGGAGGAAGCGCTGGCTGCCGGCGACGGGCACCACCACCAGCCCGTCGACCCGCCGGGCGCAGAACGCGGCGACGACCTCCTGCTCGCGCCGGCGGTCGTCGTTGGTGCTGCCCACCAGCACGAGGAAGCCCCGGCGCATGGCGACGTCCTCCACCGCCCGGGCCAGCGCCGACCAGAAGGTGTTGGCGACATCGTCGACGACGAGCCCGATCGTCCCAGTGGTCTGGCCCTGACGGCGCAGCTGTCGGGCCATGTCGTTGCGCTGGTACCCCAGCTTGCGGATGGCCCGCTCCACTCGCGACACCTTGTCCGGGAGCACGCCCGTGTCGCCGTTCACGACGCGCGACACCGTCATGTGGCTCACCCCGGCGGCGCGGGCGACGTCCTTCATCGTGGGACGTTTCGGCATCGGTGCTTGGGAACGTTAACGGGCGGAAGAACCTTGACACATAGGGCCTCAGACTTCGACAATCGGCACGGAGGTGTGAACGTTCCCAGAGCGCGCGCACCCCGGATCAGATTGCGACAGCGACAGGGGGGCTCACCGATGAGGTTCGGTCGGAGGGGACGTGCGATCGCCGCCACCGCAGTGGTAGGAGTGCTCCTACTCGGAGCCTGCGGCGACGACGACGATGACAGCGGTGGCAGCGCCGCCATCAGCAACGAGTTCGAGTTCTTCTCCTGGTGGACGGGAGGCGGCGACTCCGAAGGCAAGGAGGCTCTGCTCGCCCTGTTCGCGGACCAGAACCCCGACGTCGAGATCGTCGACTCGGCCATCGCCGGCGGGGCGGGCACCAACGCCCAGGCCGAGCTGGCCAACCGGCTGCTCGCCGACAACCCGCCCGACTCCTACCAGCGCCACGCCGGCAAGGAGCTCGTCGCCGACATCGAGGCCGACGAGGTGGAGGACCTCGACTCCCTCTACGACGACGAGGGCTGGCGGGATGTGTTCCCCGAGCAGCTGCTCGACCTGATCACGTCCGACGGCA
This window of the Acidimicrobiales bacterium genome carries:
- a CDS encoding LacI family DNA-binding transcriptional regulator; translated protein: MPKRPTMKDVARAAGVSHMTVSRVVNGDTGVLPDKVSRVERAIRKLGYQRNDMARQLRRQGQTTGTIGLVVDDVANTFWSALARAVEDVAMRRGFLVLVGSTNDDRRREQEVVAAFCARRVDGLVVVPVAGSQRFLRTQMAMGTRVVCVDRPGDGLEVDTVVVDNRPGTRDAIAHLIGQGHERIGFLGDRDDIWTAEERYTGYLDALGDARIEPTPSHVRRGVRTAAQATEAARELMTARHPPTAIFTGNNMITIGAIAAFSQDDRPRATALVGFDDFPLADRLAPPVTVVQQDPAALGATAAQMLLARIEGDTAPPRTVVLKTRLLTRGSGEIPPP
- a CDS encoding aldo/keto reductase; this translates as MEVGLGLAALGRPAYINLGRDRALPVDRTVEALREASWQVLDAAYAAGVRWVDVARSYGRAEEFLAGWLADRGVSDLTVSSKWGYAYVGGWRTDAEVHETKEHSLARFSQQWAESQALLGGQIAHYQVHSLTPDSPVFADRPLLEALAGLAAQGVRVGFSTSGPAQAEVVERALTLQVAGQPVFTAVQSTWNVSEPSVGPTLDQAHRHGVLVLVKETLANGRLAERPPAGLVELAERHGVTPDAVAVGAVLSQPWADTVLVGPVSPGQLASNLHASALRLTDHDMEQLAMLAEPSEDYWSQRSALRWH
- a CDS encoding DUF1778 domain-containing protein encodes the protein MPATEPRRRSRRLELRTTPGERELIDRAVAVSDTDVTEFVISNAVEAARRVLADRDRFDLDAKAVEGWDAVNSRPARDLPGLRRLMDRPSPFTE